A section of the Metabacillus endolithicus genome encodes:
- a CDS encoding enoyl-CoA hydratase has protein sequence MTYQTIELVKEGNFATLYLNRVNSLNAMDVEMLQELAECLADVAASNVKLLFVTGRGRAFSAGGDLKTMLSNADESGFQTVMNNIKNIIVSLYTMPAVTVSFLNGAAAGLGLSFALACDQVFAEKNAKIAMNFINIGLIPDGGGHFFLKKRLGEHKAKQVIWEGKSMTSDEALKAGIIDMAYEGDTEEQLELVKRKLEARPLKAMISSKMIYSEQEKQLLLETLDLETEKQLEMRKTQDHREGVAAFLEKRPAHFIGN, from the coding sequence ATGACATATCAAACGATTGAGCTGGTCAAAGAGGGGAATTTTGCTACATTATATTTAAACAGAGTTAACTCATTAAACGCAATGGACGTAGAAATGCTTCAGGAATTAGCTGAGTGCTTAGCTGATGTTGCTGCTTCTAATGTAAAGCTTTTGTTTGTTACTGGAAGAGGTCGTGCCTTTTCAGCTGGCGGTGATTTAAAAACGATGCTTTCTAACGCAGACGAATCTGGCTTTCAAACTGTGATGAACAATATAAAAAACATTATTGTCAGCTTATACACGATGCCTGCGGTAACAGTAAGCTTTCTTAACGGAGCTGCAGCTGGCTTAGGACTAAGTTTTGCTTTAGCATGTGATCAAGTATTTGCGGAGAAAAATGCAAAGATTGCCATGAATTTTATTAATATCGGTCTTATTCCAGATGGTGGAGGGCATTTCTTTTTAAAGAAAAGATTAGGAGAACACAAAGCCAAGCAAGTGATCTGGGAAGGCAAATCAATGACCTCTGATGAAGCATTAAAGGCAGGGATTATTGACATGGCTTATGAAGGAGATACAGAAGAACAGCTTGAATTGGTAAAAAGAAAATTGGAAGCGCGTCCATTGAAGGCGATGATTTCTTCAAAAATGATATATAGTGAACAAGAAAAACAGCTCTTGCTTGAAACATTAGACCTTGAAACTGAAAAACAATTAGAAATGAGAAAAACACAAGATCATCGTGAAGGAGTTGCTGCGTTTTTAGAAAAACGCCCGGCTCATTTTATCGGAAATTAA
- a CDS encoding YheC/YheD family protein, with translation MHQITLGFLAVHLHHENGYATEIAKRSASFNIECVRFEPTSIDPSTLTINGEKYDSITQTWKSASFSIPTFIYDRCFYNNQQASKKSKPIVEWLKQNPSTTFLGFGLPDKWQIYSALKASELINSYLPETEKLTTSAQIIKHIRTNSSCILKPISGSRGNGIIAVRQTSNEVNITYHKGHDKKKQSFHSLQQFSDWCERLLKQQSYLLQPILSLTDQEGYPFDIRLLLQKNRNGEWILVEKGVRKGYQGSFLSNLNSGGAPITYEEWSKSLTMKQKFLLEDELSTIITHLPKLLDMKFNRLFEIGIDIGYAQDGSTWILDINSKPGRKTFVETKPHLKDILYESPLAYCHYLMNQRNNKGAEVNE, from the coding sequence TTGCACCAAATTACATTAGGTTTTTTAGCTGTACATTTACATCATGAAAATGGATATGCAACAGAAATTGCCAAACGAAGTGCTTCATTTAATATCGAGTGCGTTCGTTTTGAACCTACCTCCATTGATCCTTCTACTTTAACCATTAACGGTGAAAAATATGATTCAATAACTCAAACATGGAAGAGTGCTTCCTTTTCAATTCCTACTTTTATTTATGACCGCTGCTTTTATAACAATCAACAAGCATCCAAAAAAAGCAAGCCAATTGTTGAATGGTTAAAGCAAAACCCTTCAACTACATTTTTAGGGTTTGGATTGCCTGATAAATGGCAGATTTATTCAGCCTTAAAAGCTAGTGAGCTCATCAATTCCTACTTACCTGAAACCGAAAAACTAACAACATCAGCTCAAATTATAAAACACATCAGAACTAATTCTAGTTGCATTTTAAAACCTATATCTGGATCTAGAGGAAATGGAATTATTGCTGTTAGGCAAACTTCAAATGAAGTAAACATCACTTATCATAAGGGTCACGATAAAAAGAAACAATCATTTCATTCATTACAGCAATTTTCCGATTGGTGTGAAAGACTTCTAAAGCAGCAAAGCTATCTTCTTCAACCTATTCTTTCCCTTACAGATCAGGAAGGTTATCCGTTCGATATTCGCTTACTTCTCCAAAAGAATCGAAATGGAGAGTGGATTCTTGTAGAAAAAGGGGTACGGAAAGGGTATCAAGGATCGTTTTTATCAAACTTAAACAGTGGTGGTGCTCCGATCACATATGAAGAATGGTCAAAGTCTTTAACAATGAAACAAAAATTTTTACTTGAAGATGAGCTTTCTACGATCATTACCCATTTACCTAAGTTGCTTGATATGAAGTTTAATAGATTGTTTGAAATAGGAATTGATATAGGTTATGCACAGGATGGATCCACATGGATACTTGATATTAATTCAAAGCCGGGTCGAAAAACCTTTGTTGAAACAAAGCCACATTTAAAAGATATTCTCTATGAGTCTCCATTAGCATATTGTCATTATTTAATGAACCAAAGAAATAACAAAGGAGCTGAAGTCAATGAATAA
- a CDS encoding Cof-type HAD-IIB family hydrolase, translated as MTFYRLLALNIDGTLLRSNGRLQASTKEAIDFVKEKEVYVTLVTNRHFQSAKKLAKALKLDSFLVTHGGAFISENLDEPFYEKRLSEDLTFNLVQVLENFNCNIRLTHERFSIGNRKKIASNLLSKSILNTSDSMFYPVQFVDSLGDTLRDEPVSATKIDVHFKYDEEKEEAEKLIQEAFDEVNLKTNSKSKSFEIVRKGVSKENGLRALASHLKIPLHETVAIGDSDDDIEMIKSAGLGVAMWNAPFEVKHAADWVTRSNNQQGVAYMVKEHFRKQQRQDFLRKIKIDK; from the coding sequence GTGACTTTTTACCGATTACTTGCATTGAATATCGATGGAACTTTGCTTCGTTCAAATGGTCGTCTTCAAGCGTCGACGAAGGAAGCAATTGATTTTGTGAAAGAAAAAGAGGTCTACGTGACTCTTGTAACAAATAGGCATTTTCAATCTGCCAAAAAGCTAGCGAAAGCATTAAAACTAGATTCATTTTTAGTCACACATGGTGGAGCATTTATTTCCGAAAATCTAGATGAGCCTTTTTATGAGAAGCGACTATCTGAAGATTTAACATTTAATCTTGTTCAAGTGTTGGAAAATTTTAATTGCAATATCCGTCTTACACATGAACGCTTTTCAATTGGAAATCGAAAAAAAATTGCTTCAAATTTACTTAGTAAGTCAATTCTTAATACATCAGATTCCATGTTTTATCCGGTTCAATTTGTGGATTCCTTAGGAGACACTCTTAGAGATGAGCCGGTTTCTGCCACGAAAATCGATGTTCATTTCAAATATGATGAAGAAAAAGAAGAGGCAGAAAAATTAATTCAAGAGGCTTTTGATGAGGTTAATCTAAAAACCAACAGCAAATCTAAAAGTTTTGAGATTGTTAGAAAAGGGGTTTCAAAGGAAAATGGCTTACGTGCCCTTGCTAGTCATTTGAAGATACCACTGCATGAAACTGTGGCTATTGGTGATTCAGATGATGATATTGAAATGATTAAGTCAGCAGGCTTGGGGGTAGCAATGTGGAATGCTCCGTTTGAAGTGAAGCATGCAGCTGACTGGGTAACACGTTCTAATAATCAGCAAGGTGTTGCTTATATGGTAAAAGAGCATTTTCGCAAGCAGCAAAGACAGGATTTCTTACGAAAAATTAAAATTGATAAATAA
- a CDS encoding YhzD family protein: MVTYYLTVFEKNGEKLLDESFEAQSENEAKEIGQRKLEEQNYTDKTHRCTSAAGKLVLFGR; the protein is encoded by the coding sequence ATGGTGACTTACTATTTAACGGTTTTTGAAAAAAATGGGGAAAAACTTTTAGATGAGAGCTTTGAAGCTCAATCTGAAAATGAAGCAAAAGAAATTGGACAACGCAAATTAGAAGAACAAAATTATACAGATAAAACACACCGCTGTACATCTGCAGCTGGGAAGCTCGTGTTATTTGGAAGATAA
- a CDS encoding YlbF family regulator, which yields MPENLYDVAYNLEKALRESDDFKALKNLYDEVNADESASKMFENFRNIQLNLQQKQMSGQEISQEEIEQAQKSVQLVQQHEKIAQLMAAEQRLSMVVTELNKIIMKPLEEMYGSL from the coding sequence ATGCCTGAAAACTTATATGATGTTGCATACAATTTAGAAAAAGCTCTACGTGAAAGTGATGATTTCAAAGCGTTAAAAAATCTTTACGATGAAGTGAACGCAGATGAATCAGCAAGCAAGATGTTTGAAAACTTCCGTAACATTCAACTAAATCTTCAACAAAAGCAAATGTCTGGACAAGAAATTTCGCAAGAAGAAATTGAACAGGCGCAAAAATCTGTTCAACTTGTTCAACAACATGAAAAAATTGCCCAACTGATGGCGGCAGAACAACGCTTGAGCATGGTTGTTACAGAACTAAATAAAATTATTATGAAACCACTTGAGGAAATGTACGGAAGCTTATAA
- a CDS encoding DUF445 domain-containing protein, which yields MKDVIMAVIMIVIGAAIGGVTNSLAIKMLFRPYKPLYFLGKRVPFTPGLIPKRREELAEQLGKMVVQHLLTAEGMKRKFLQSQFRDQVITWGEAQIRKLVISEKTPSQLMISLNIKQPEKVVNDTLRNFLHRKFEKVVKENSQKPLNEVLSKNVLDDVYVAVPKVAQFIVDKGISYFESKEGKQKLGKMIEDFLATRGMLGNMIGMFLGNESLVDKVQPEVIKFLKNDETKVLVTTLIGREWNSIQDMTFDELDQKWGIVEKGSRILDAVIDTLNVDELLSKPISTYLKPNEEKIIKEWLPMVVDVSTKYLISHLDDILQQLKLEDVVREQVESFAVERLEDIILSISRKEFKMITYLGALLGGIIGGLQAIIVMLIQ from the coding sequence ATGAAAGATGTAATTATGGCAGTGATAATGATTGTAATCGGTGCGGCTATTGGGGGAGTTACGAACTCATTGGCAATTAAAATGCTTTTTCGTCCTTATAAACCTCTTTATTTTTTAGGGAAAAGGGTTCCTTTTACACCGGGACTGATTCCGAAACGAAGAGAGGAGCTTGCTGAACAGTTAGGAAAAATGGTTGTTCAGCACTTGTTAACAGCAGAAGGGATGAAACGGAAATTTTTACAATCACAATTTAGAGATCAAGTTATTACTTGGGGAGAAGCACAGATTAGAAAGCTTGTAATTTCTGAAAAAACTCCATCACAACTTATGATCTCATTAAATATTAAGCAACCTGAGAAAGTAGTAAATGATACCTTAAGAAATTTTCTTCATAGAAAATTCGAAAAAGTGGTAAAGGAAAACTCCCAAAAGCCGTTAAATGAGGTACTTTCTAAAAATGTTTTAGATGATGTTTATGTTGCCGTTCCAAAGGTGGCTCAATTTATTGTCGATAAAGGCATTTCATATTTTGAAAGCAAGGAAGGTAAGCAAAAGCTTGGCAAAATGATTGAAGATTTTCTTGCAACTAGAGGAATGCTTGGTAATATGATTGGAATGTTTTTAGGAAACGAAAGCCTGGTTGATAAAGTACAGCCAGAAGTGATTAAGTTTTTGAAAAACGACGAAACGAAAGTTTTAGTTACAACGTTAATTGGGCGCGAATGGAATTCTATTCAAGACATGACCTTTGATGAGCTTGATCAAAAATGGGGTATTGTTGAAAAAGGATCCCGCATTCTTGATGCTGTTATTGATACATTGAATGTTGATGAACTTCTATCCAAGCCAATCTCAACTTACTTAAAACCAAATGAAGAAAAAATCATCAAAGAATGGCTTCCGATGGTAGTCGATGTTTCAACTAAATACCTTATATCTCATTTAGATGATATTTTACAACAGTTGAAGCTTGAAGATGTTGTGCGGGAACAAGTTGAATCTTTTGCAGTAGAGAGACTAGAGGACATTATTCTCTCAATATCAAGGAAAGAATTTAAAATGATTACCTATCTTGGAGCGCTACTTGGAGGGATCATTGGGGGATTACAAGCTATAATTGTCATGCTCATACAATAA
- a CDS encoding STAS domain-containing protein produces the protein MNKEYVEQLETKIKEYEEVILEMSAPIIPSIVPDTILVPITGILLEERFEKIRIKILSYIQTHDIETAIIDMTDITLDKIEQIGMRELGNEIHQLTDAIFLMGVEPYYVGLSPQLIKEIVTTGVQIKAESFSTFQSALKHLMKKKGFVLQKASV, from the coding sequence ATGAACAAAGAATATGTTGAGCAGCTAGAAACAAAAATCAAAGAATATGAAGAAGTCATCTTAGAAATGTCAGCACCAATTATTCCATCAATTGTACCAGATACAATCTTAGTGCCGATTACAGGCATTCTCCTTGAAGAAAGATTTGAAAAAATTCGAATTAAGATTTTATCGTATATCCAAACACATGATATTGAGACGGCTATTATTGATATGACAGATATTACATTAGATAAAATTGAACAAATTGGTATGCGAGAATTAGGAAACGAAATACATCAATTAACAGATGCGATTTTTTTAATGGGAGTCGAGCCTTATTATGTTGGTCTTTCTCCACAGCTTATTAAGGAGATTGTCACGACTGGTGTGCAGATAAAAGCAGAGTCATTTTCTACATTTCAATCAGCATTAAAACATTTAATGAAAAAGAAAGGCTTTGTCCTACAAAAGGCTTCTGTATAA
- a CDS encoding coproporphyrinogen III oxidase, giving the protein MKIYIKGIEDERFHRPLTLIGNLFFEETELCFIEDDHTLEAEFFIQEDDECVSITGNLLTEDGKRYEANKEKQIPVNVEGKERLRQVKNTLSFVYLTLLQDYTGMIQKWGILTGIRPTKLYHKKRQEGMSTENIHKMFKEEYLLSDEKINLMKQIVERQLEVIPDLDSLSNEVSIYVGIPFCPTKCAYCTFPAYAINGRQGSVTSFLGGLHYEMREIGRWLKEKNIKITTVYYGGGTPTSITAEEMDMLYEEMAESFPHLENIREITVEAGRPDTITKEKLDILNKWKIDRISINPQSYTQATLKAIGRHHTVEETIEKFHLARSMGMNNINMDLIIGLPGEGVDEFDYSLAESAKLMPESLTVHTLSFKRASEMTQNKHKYKVASREEITTMMDHAVSWTKDHGYTPYYLYRQKNILGNLENVGYALKGQDSLYNIMIMEEQQTIIGIGCGAASKFVHPVTRKITHFANPKDPKSYNDGFEHYTNEKISILEELFSK; this is encoded by the coding sequence ATGAAAATATATATAAAAGGTATTGAAGATGAACGTTTCCATCGTCCGCTCACATTAATCGGAAATTTATTTTTTGAAGAAACAGAGCTCTGCTTTATAGAAGATGATCATACTCTTGAAGCAGAGTTTTTTATTCAAGAAGATGATGAGTGTGTTTCAATCACAGGAAATTTATTAACAGAGGATGGCAAGCGATACGAGGCAAACAAGGAAAAGCAAATTCCTGTTAATGTAGAAGGGAAAGAACGATTAAGACAAGTGAAAAACACTCTTTCGTTTGTTTATTTAACTCTTCTTCAGGATTACACAGGTATGATTCAAAAATGGGGAATTTTAACCGGAATACGTCCTACGAAGCTTTACCATAAAAAGCGACAAGAAGGAATGTCAACAGAAAACATCCACAAAATGTTTAAGGAAGAATATTTGTTGTCAGATGAAAAAATTAATCTTATGAAGCAGATCGTTGAACGACAGCTAGAAGTTATTCCGGATTTAGATTCCCTGTCTAACGAGGTGAGTATCTATGTTGGCATCCCTTTTTGTCCAACAAAGTGTGCTTATTGTACGTTTCCAGCGTATGCAATCAATGGGAGACAAGGATCGGTTACTTCTTTCCTAGGTGGCCTTCATTATGAAATGAGAGAAATCGGTCGTTGGTTAAAGGAAAAGAACATTAAAATTACAACTGTTTATTATGGTGGCGGAACACCGACAAGTATTACAGCAGAAGAGATGGATATGTTGTATGAAGAAATGGCCGAATCGTTCCCGCATCTAGAAAATATTAGAGAAATTACAGTAGAAGCAGGCAGACCGGACACTATAACAAAGGAAAAGCTTGATATTTTAAATAAGTGGAAAATCGATCGTATTAGTATTAATCCTCAATCCTATACACAGGCAACATTAAAGGCAATTGGACGGCATCATACTGTTGAAGAAACAATAGAGAAGTTTCATTTAGCTAGAAGTATGGGGATGAATAATATTAATATGGATTTAATTATCGGCTTACCTGGTGAAGGTGTTGACGAATTTGATTATTCTCTTGCAGAATCAGCAAAGTTGATGCCGGAGTCATTGACGGTTCACACACTTTCTTTTAAGCGTGCATCAGAAATGACGCAAAACAAACATAAGTATAAAGTGGCAAGCCGTGAAGAAATTACCACGATGATGGACCATGCAGTTTCTTGGACAAAAGATCATGGATATACACCATATTATTTATACCGTCAAAAAAACATCCTCGGAAATTTAGAGAATGTTGGTTATGCCTTAAAAGGGCAGGATAGTCTTTATAACATCATGATTATGGAAGAACAGCAAACGATTATTGGGATTGGATGCGGAGCTGCAAGTAAGTTTGTTCATCCTGTGACAAGGAAAATTACTCACTTTGCCAACCCAAAGGATCCAAAATCATATAATGATGGTTTTGAACATTATACAAATGAAAAAATCTCTATTCTAGAAGAGTTGTTCTCTAAATAA
- a CDS encoding phosphatidate cytidylyltransferase, protein MSKREPEKDFTAVFLRVKTWWGMFAVFCMATLFNPVVSLLSLMVLCFFALKEYFSMMKTRKADRRLFLWSYLAIPVQFYWIYIGWYGMFIVFIPVYVFLFLPLPRLLGKGTSGFLRSVSSTQWGLMLMVFGLSHLAYYQFATPEYGANLVLFLVVLTQVNDVVHYLISIYIGKRKVVPSANPTITWEGYVGATVVTTTIAYFIYPYLTPLDLKFGIISGVLISLSGFFGSLTISVLKRDLLIGDREKLQNVQKSYLTRVDSLTYTSPVFFHVIRYFYEFM, encoded by the coding sequence ATGAGCAAAAGGGAGCCAGAGAAGGATTTTACCGCTGTATTTTTAAGAGTAAAAACTTGGTGGGGAATGTTTGCAGTATTTTGTATGGCTACTTTATTTAATCCTGTTGTTTCATTGCTTTCATTAATGGTTTTATGTTTTTTTGCTCTAAAAGAGTATTTTTCTATGATGAAAACCAGAAAAGCTGATCGACGTTTATTTCTTTGGTCTTATTTAGCGATTCCTGTACAGTTTTATTGGATTTATATCGGCTGGTATGGAATGTTTATTGTGTTTATTCCTGTTTATGTTTTCTTATTTTTACCTCTACCCAGGCTATTAGGTAAAGGTACAAGTGGCTTTTTGCGTTCAGTAAGCTCAACACAGTGGGGATTAATGTTAATGGTGTTTGGGTTAAGTCATTTAGCGTATTATCAATTCGCAACACCTGAATACGGAGCAAATTTAGTTCTTTTTCTAGTTGTGTTAACACAAGTAAATGATGTTGTTCATTATTTGATTTCGATCTATATAGGGAAAAGAAAGGTGGTACCCTCAGCGAATCCTACCATTACATGGGAAGGGTATGTAGGTGCAACCGTCGTCACAACAACAATTGCATACTTTATTTATCCTTACTTAACGCCTCTCGACTTAAAGTTTGGTATAATATCAGGTGTTTTAATTAGCTTAAGTGGGTTTTTTGGAAGTTTAACCATTTCAGTTTTAAAGCGTGACTTGCTTATAGGGGACCGTGAAAAATTACAGAACGTACAAAAAAGTTATTTAACACGTGTTGATAGTTTAACATATACCTCACCAGTATTTTTCCATGTTATCCGTTATTTTTATGAGTTTATGTAA
- a CDS encoding YheC/YheD family protein: MQSMIEIKQLPSTFRPNICEMSEGLRVHLGLPKLVHSLKISCGMHTVSCPIVFIDEENFSLSVSKETYELLHLPDKTLSLQGELKNRNQLKLGPVIGLITEIKKKDQGVHFGSIHDFCKELALFSEKNGCFFYVFSFSTYNKEKMSGYYLQDNQWVKATLPYPDVVHNRIHSRKLEKSKNFLDITTDFIENKIPYFNDRFLNKWEIHQILSASDHLIPYLPESMLLESKSNLKDMLNEKKDLFIKPINGSQGKRIFRVIEHEDSSYSLDFTTFSGEIKKEYDSFDQLFTALYPRLKKEGFLLQETIKLKHYQNRTLDFRFLCHKKDLHHWKVSSAVARVSGDQQFVANLARGGEIFKIKSLLNELFGEKEGLHLKKLLSELSLEIVDVVCIQAGGEFGEFGIDLALDDDGHPWIIEVNTKPSKAEDDPKKGKVRPSAKSVINYCQFLYDQK, from the coding sequence ATGCAAAGTATGATTGAAATAAAACAGTTACCATCAACTTTTAGACCAAATATATGTGAAATGAGTGAAGGGCTCCGTGTTCATTTAGGTCTCCCTAAATTAGTTCATTCCCTGAAAATTAGTTGTGGAATGCATACTGTGTCCTGTCCAATCGTATTTATAGATGAGGAGAACTTTAGTTTGTCCGTTTCAAAGGAAACGTATGAATTGCTACATCTGCCAGACAAAACACTATCTCTTCAAGGAGAACTCAAGAACCGTAATCAACTAAAGCTAGGGCCGGTAATTGGCCTGATAACTGAGATAAAGAAAAAGGATCAAGGTGTCCATTTTGGCTCCATTCATGATTTTTGCAAAGAACTTGCCTTATTTTCTGAAAAAAATGGCTGCTTTTTCTATGTGTTTTCGTTTTCAACCTACAATAAGGAAAAAATGAGTGGCTACTATTTACAAGACAATCAGTGGGTAAAAGCTACATTGCCATACCCTGATGTTGTTCATAACCGTATTCATTCTAGAAAACTGGAAAAATCTAAAAATTTCTTAGATATCACAACTGACTTTATTGAAAATAAAATACCATATTTTAATGATCGTTTTCTAAATAAGTGGGAAATTCACCAAATTCTATCTGCAAGTGATCATCTTATTCCTTATTTACCTGAAAGCATGCTCTTAGAGTCTAAATCTAATTTGAAAGATATGCTAAACGAAAAAAAAGATCTTTTTATTAAACCTATTAACGGAAGCCAGGGGAAAAGAATTTTTAGAGTAATAGAACATGAAGACAGCTCCTACTCTCTTGATTTTACTACTTTTTCCGGTGAAATCAAAAAAGAATATGATAGCTTTGATCAATTATTCACCGCTCTTTACCCTCGCTTAAAAAAAGAAGGGTTTCTCCTTCAAGAAACGATCAAATTAAAACACTATCAAAACCGAACATTAGATTTTCGGTTTTTATGTCATAAAAAAGACCTGCACCATTGGAAAGTTTCTTCTGCTGTTGCCAGAGTGTCAGGAGATCAGCAATTTGTTGCTAATTTAGCAAGAGGCGGAGAAATCTTTAAAATAAAAAGCTTGCTTAATGAATTATTTGGAGAAAAAGAAGGACTTCATTTAAAGAAGCTTTTATCAGAGCTTTCTTTAGAAATTGTTGATGTTGTATGTATTCAAGCAGGTGGAGAATTCGGAGAGTTTGGCATCGATTTAGCACTGGACGATGATGGACACCCTTGGATCATCGAAGTGAATACAAAGCCTTCTAAAGCAGAAGATGATCCGAAAAAAGGCAAAGTTCGTCCATCTGCTAAATCAGTTATAAACTATTGTCAGTTTTTATATGATCAAAAATAA
- a CDS encoding metallophosphoesterase family protein yields the protein MPSNLFERVRESTFLSFSRMISLAIEREVDFLLLSGDLYDEDERSLKAQLKLKREFERLEQAEIQVYIIHGNHDHMSGKWIDLKWPENVHVFSSHSVEMKEYRKNDIPLAYIYGYSYPTRSLQENITSQYIKKENPSVYHIGMLHGSIEGSQEHDVYCPFKLHELIDKEFNYWVSRTHS from the coding sequence ATGCCTTCAAATCTTTTTGAAAGAGTGAGAGAAAGTACGTTCTTATCATTTTCTAGAATGATATCACTTGCGATTGAAAGAGAAGTGGATTTTTTATTACTTTCAGGTGATTTGTACGATGAAGATGAGAGAAGTTTAAAGGCCCAGTTAAAGCTAAAAAGAGAATTTGAGCGATTAGAGCAAGCAGAAATCCAAGTTTATATTATACATGGAAATCATGATCATATGAGTGGGAAGTGGATTGATCTGAAGTGGCCTGAAAATGTTCATGTTTTTTCAAGTCATTCTGTTGAAATGAAGGAATATCGTAAAAATGATATACCGCTCGCCTATATTTATGGTTATAGTTACCCAACCCGATCTCTTCAGGAAAATATAACCTCTCAATATATAAAAAAGGAAAATCCTTCTGTGTATCATATTGGTATGCTGCATGGGTCGATAGAGGGCAGTCAAGAGCATGATGTGTATTGTCCGTTTAAGCTTCATGAGCTAATTGACAAAGAATTTAACTATTGGGTTTCTAGGACACATTCATAA
- a CDS encoding metallophosphoesterase family protein, protein MTKNLTIGFLGHIHKRQILYENHQVIAYSGNIQGRHRKETGEKGCYLVELEEGETKSTFVSTEEILWEDVEISIDGLHHFSELLNKCETAIESIQMKAQPTCLTIALTGAGSLANTLQQQDIAQDIIDIFNERAEEHENFVWIVKLINKTYKKGIDAPKLSTFYTDLQKTVDDYHSFEEVINPLIKHPVYRKYFKEYTLEEQKQLLKEAEKLLQNELLQQGEIK, encoded by the coding sequence TTGACAAAGAATTTAACTATTGGGTTTCTAGGACACATTCATAAGCGTCAGATTTTATATGAAAATCATCAAGTGATTGCTTATTCAGGAAACATACAAGGACGACATCGTAAGGAAACTGGAGAAAAGGGCTGTTATTTAGTTGAATTGGAAGAAGGAGAAACGAAAAGTACGTTTGTTTCTACTGAAGAAATCTTGTGGGAAGACGTTGAAATATCAATTGATGGACTTCATCACTTTTCAGAATTACTGAACAAATGCGAGACAGCCATTGAATCCATTCAAATGAAAGCTCAGCCAACATGTTTAACAATCGCTTTAACAGGGGCAGGTTCTTTAGCCAATACTCTGCAGCAACAGGACATTGCTCAGGATATTATAGATATTTTTAATGAACGTGCTGAGGAGCATGAAAACTTTGTTTGGATTGTGAAACTTATTAATAAAACATATAAAAAGGGGATTGATGCTCCTAAGCTTTCCACTTTCTATACTGATTTGCAAAAAACAGTAGATGACTATCATTCATTTGAAGAAGTGATAAACCCACTTATTAAGCACCCAGTATATAGGAAATATTTTAAAGAATACACCTTAGAAGAACAAAAGCAGCTACTGAAGGAAGCGGAGAAATTATTGCAAAACGAACTTTTACAACAAGGTGAAATAAAGTGA